Proteins from a single region of Shinella zoogloeoides:
- the asnB gene encoding asparagine synthase (glutamine-hydrolyzing) — MCGIAGLIHLDGGPVADMSRRLRVMNQLIAHRGPDGAGTWQTPEQHVGFAHRRLSIIDLSSAGAQPMEAQSGDCIIHNGEVYNFVELREQLAQGWTFRSKTDTEAVLAAYDRWGEDCLEHLIGMFAFAIWDQRRQRLFCARDRFGIKPFYYTTVDGIFYFASEAKALLPSLPEIATDESALAEYLTFQYCIGENTLFRGIKELSPGHMLVVEDGKVKVRRYWDVRYEVDEDHSPAWFEKRLRGILDDSMRMHLRSDVPVGAYVSGGIDSSLMGVLAARHDGANRLAFNGRFTEYPGYDESGYARLAADAMGGELHVADIGHEDFRRHIGDVIYHLDFPIAGPGSFPQFMVSKLASEHVRVVLGGQGGDEIFGGYARYLLAYFEQSIKAAIDGNYKNGNFIVTIESIVPNLGLLREYKPLMREFWRDGLFGPMDERYFRLANRANDMQEEIAWDELNMASVFGTFQGIFNNEANVRKQSYFDAMTHFDFKCLLPALLTVEDRMSMAHGLESRVPFLDHSLVEFAATLPANIKFPGGRLKQLVKNVYADILPKPILERRDKMGFPVPLKEWFAGPLNGMIAETFCVMKERHRAYINADAVLANFDREASFSRKTWGLLSLELWQQTFHDRAGDYRKMLAQECVDA, encoded by the coding sequence ATGTGTGGAATTGCTGGCCTGATCCACCTTGATGGCGGACCCGTCGCGGATATGAGCCGTCGACTCAGGGTCATGAACCAACTCATTGCCCATCGCGGGCCAGATGGGGCGGGCACATGGCAAACGCCAGAGCAGCATGTCGGATTTGCCCATCGCCGGTTGAGCATCATCGATTTGTCCTCGGCGGGCGCGCAGCCGATGGAGGCGCAATCTGGCGATTGCATCATCCACAATGGCGAGGTCTACAACTTCGTCGAATTACGCGAACAATTAGCGCAAGGCTGGACGTTTCGTAGCAAGACGGACACGGAAGCTGTTCTTGCCGCCTATGATCGCTGGGGTGAGGATTGCCTTGAGCATCTTATCGGCATGTTCGCCTTCGCGATATGGGATCAGCGAAGGCAGCGCCTCTTCTGCGCGCGCGATCGTTTTGGCATCAAGCCCTTCTATTACACCACGGTTGACGGCATTTTCTATTTCGCGTCCGAGGCAAAGGCGCTCTTGCCGTCCCTCCCGGAGATCGCGACCGATGAGTCCGCGCTCGCCGAATATCTCACCTTCCAGTACTGCATCGGCGAGAACACGCTGTTTCGGGGCATCAAGGAACTGTCGCCCGGCCATATGCTGGTCGTTGAAGATGGCAAGGTCAAGGTTCGACGCTATTGGGATGTCCGCTATGAAGTGGATGAAGACCACAGCCCGGCCTGGTTTGAGAAGCGGTTGCGCGGTATTCTTGACGATTCCATGCGTATGCATTTGCGCAGCGATGTGCCTGTCGGCGCCTATGTTTCGGGCGGCATCGATTCAAGCCTGATGGGGGTGCTCGCCGCACGTCATGATGGCGCCAACCGTCTGGCTTTCAACGGGCGGTTCACCGAATATCCCGGTTATGATGAGAGTGGCTATGCGCGCCTGGCGGCGGATGCTATGGGCGGCGAGTTGCATGTTGCTGATATCGGGCATGAAGATTTTCGTCGCCATATAGGCGATGTCATCTATCATCTTGATTTCCCAATTGCGGGGCCAGGCTCCTTCCCCCAATTCATGGTCTCGAAACTTGCCTCCGAGCATGTTCGCGTCGTTCTTGGCGGACAGGGCGGCGACGAGATTTTTGGTGGCTATGCCCGTTATCTCCTAGCCTATTTCGAGCAAAGTATCAAAGCGGCGATTGACGGGAACTACAAGAACGGCAATTTTATCGTTACGATTGAATCGATCGTTCCCAATCTCGGATTGTTGCGAGAATACAAGCCCTTGATGCGTGAATTCTGGCGCGACGGCTTGTTTGGGCCAATGGACGAGCGCTATTTCCGCCTCGCCAATCGCGCCAATGATATGCAAGAAGAAATTGCTTGGGACGAACTCAATATGGCATCCGTGTTTGGCACGTTCCAGGGGATATTCAACAACGAAGCCAATGTGCGCAAGCAGTCTTATTTCGATGCCATGACGCATTTTGATTTCAAATGCCTGTTGCCGGCCCTGCTTACAGTCGAGGATCGTATGAGCATGGCGCATGGCCTTGAGAGCCGCGTGCCATTTCTTGACCATTCGTTGGTGGAATTTGCCGCAACGCTGCCGGCAAATATCAAATTCCCCGGTGGTCGTCTGAAACAACTCGTCAAGAATGTCTATGCCGATATATTACCAAAACCAATCCTTGAGCGGCGCGATAAGATGGGTTTTCCTGTGCCCCTCAAGGAATGGTTTGCCGGGCCATTGAACGGCATGATTGCAGAAACCTTCTGCGTCATGAAGGAGCGCCACCGTGCCTACATCAATGCTGACGCGGTTTTGGCTAATTTCGACCGCGAGGCCTCCTTTTCGCGCAAGACATGGGGCCTTCTGAGCCTTGAATTGTGGCAGCAGACTTTCCATGATCGTGCGGGCGATTACAGAAAAATGCTTGCGCAAGAATGTGTTGATGCATGA
- a CDS encoding DegT/DnrJ/EryC1/StrS family aminotransferase — protein MSVAFIDLKAQAAALGSRIPDAVARVLEHGAYISGPEVRTFEERLAAFCGARHAISCANGTDALSLALMAEGVGAGDAVFVPAFTFVATAEVAPLAGATPVFVDVREDTFNMDVDSLAAAVAEASRLGLNPRAVIPVDLFGLPADYDAINEFAASHGLIVIADSAQGFGGRYKGRFAGALGHYTTTSFFPAKPLGCYGDGGAILTDNDEKAALLRSIAVHGKGTDKYDNVRVGVNSRLDTMQAAILIEKLAIFPDEIVARDRVAVRYTQELANVIKTPVVPDGLSSVWAQYTIRVAEREKFAAHMKEAGIPTAVYYPIPMHRQTGYRQYPVAPGGLPISDKLAREVISLPMHPYLDTDTQDRIISAARAFCFQVA, from the coding sequence ATGTCAGTTGCGTTTATCGATCTCAAGGCGCAGGCGGCGGCGCTTGGATCACGTATTCCGGATGCCGTGGCTCGCGTGCTGGAGCATGGAGCTTACATTTCCGGGCCGGAAGTGCGGACATTCGAAGAGCGGCTTGCTGCGTTCTGCGGCGCCCGCCATGCCATAAGCTGCGCCAACGGCACGGACGCGCTAAGCCTCGCCCTGATGGCGGAGGGGGTGGGGGCTGGAGACGCCGTATTCGTGCCCGCCTTTACCTTCGTGGCAACTGCTGAAGTCGCGCCGCTTGCCGGCGCAACGCCGGTTTTCGTCGATGTGCGCGAGGACACGTTCAATATGGACGTGGATAGCCTGGCTGCTGCTGTTGCGGAGGCGAGCAGACTTGGATTGAACCCGCGCGCTGTAATCCCTGTCGATCTGTTCGGCCTACCGGCTGACTATGATGCGATCAATGAATTTGCAGCGAGCCATGGCCTGATCGTGATCGCCGATTCGGCGCAGGGTTTCGGCGGGCGCTACAAGGGGCGTTTTGCTGGAGCGCTTGGCCACTACACGACGACCAGTTTTTTCCCGGCCAAGCCACTTGGCTGTTATGGCGATGGCGGCGCGATACTGACGGATAATGACGAGAAGGCGGCACTTCTGCGCTCGATTGCGGTCCATGGCAAAGGAACCGATAAATACGACAATGTGCGCGTAGGTGTGAATAGCCGTCTCGACACCATGCAAGCAGCCATCCTGATCGAAAAGCTCGCTATCTTTCCCGACGAGATCGTAGCGCGAGATCGGGTGGCCGTGCGTTATACTCAGGAACTCGCTAACGTCATCAAAACGCCTGTGGTGCCGGATGGCCTGTCTTCGGTGTGGGCACAATATACGATCCGCGTTGCCGAGCGCGAGAAATTTGCGGCACATATGAAAGAGGCTGGCATTCCGACGGCAGTCTATTATCCCATTCCGATGCATAGGCAGACGGGCTATCGTCAGTATCCGGTTGCGCCAGGCGGGCTACCGATCAGCGACAAACTTGCCCGCGAAGTGATAAGCCTGCCGATGCATCCTTATCTCGACACGGATACTCAGGATCGCATCATTTCTGCCGCCCGTGCCTTCTGCTTCCAGGTAGCCTGA